One window of Thermoplasma sp. Kam2015 genomic DNA carries:
- a CDS encoding MmgE/PrpD family protein, whose translation MDSVVKQIKDYADSVSYSRIPKEEVEALKMRIADSIITAYTARNSPPVNILIDVLGDVRSKVNTPVYFKKRDVFSPYAVMINGCMTRYMDYNDTYLSKEALHPSDNVPPILAASHIAETDGSEIIRGLKIAYDVVCSLADAVSIRDRGWDHVNYDSISSSAGISAILDLDDDKFENAVSLGIINNVSMRQTRAGKLSMWKGCTVAYQTMSSLMAALNARSGLTGPSDIFDGEMGFKRQVSGPFDLSISSHVLKTMIKNYPVEYHAMSAAQAASELRKQVKGRIKTINVDTFKVAHTIIVKDPEKLRPENKETADHSMPYIIAYTLLYGEPDVNSYDARYLKDEKILNLIDRMKFNVSEKFNAMYPEYLPVRIEIEDDDGRKELEIDVPKGHFKDPYTWEDVMKKADRVDKNLVALVNDLKNLEKMDSKEIFEVINSVKA comes from the coding sequence ATGGATTCCGTGGTCAAGCAGATAAAGGACTATGCAGATAGCGTTTCCTATTCCAGGATACCCAAAGAAGAGGTAGAGGCACTGAAGATGAGAATTGCAGATTCCATAATAACGGCCTATACGGCCAGAAATTCGCCGCCTGTGAATATTCTCATTGACGTGCTCGGAGACGTCAGGTCAAAGGTTAACACGCCAGTTTATTTCAAGAAAAGGGATGTATTTTCTCCGTACGCGGTGATGATCAACGGATGTATGACAAGATACATGGATTACAATGATACCTATCTGTCAAAGGAGGCCCTCCACCCTTCAGATAATGTGCCGCCAATACTTGCTGCTTCCCATATTGCTGAGACTGACGGAAGTGAGATAATAAGGGGCCTGAAGATAGCATATGATGTGGTGTGTTCTCTTGCTGATGCCGTATCCATAAGAGATCGGGGCTGGGATCATGTCAATTACGATTCCATATCATCCTCTGCCGGGATATCGGCCATACTGGATCTTGATGATGATAAGTTCGAAAATGCTGTTTCACTTGGCATAATAAACAACGTGAGCATGAGGCAGACAAGGGCAGGAAAGCTGAGCATGTGGAAGGGCTGCACCGTGGCCTATCAGACCATGTCCTCGCTTATGGCAGCTTTGAACGCCAGATCCGGCCTGACCGGCCCATCAGATATATTCGATGGTGAGATGGGATTCAAAAGACAGGTATCAGGTCCATTCGATCTCAGTATATCATCACATGTGCTTAAGACGATGATCAAGAACTATCCTGTGGAATACCATGCCATGAGTGCCGCACAGGCTGCATCAGAATTGAGGAAACAGGTGAAGGGCAGGATAAAGACCATAAATGTTGACACCTTCAAAGTCGCCCACACCATCATAGTTAAGGATCCGGAGAAGCTGAGACCGGAGAATAAGGAAACCGCTGATCACAGCATGCCCTACATAATCGCCTATACCCTTCTCTACGGTGAACCTGATGTAAATTCCTATGATGCAAGGTATCTGAAGGACGAAAAAATTTTGAACCTGATAGACAGGATGAAGTTTAATGTCTCTGAAAAATTCAATGCCATGTATCCGGAGTACTTACCTGTCAGAATAGAGATAGAGGATGATGACGGCAGAAAGGAGCTTGAGATAGATGTCCCAAAGGGTCACTTCAAAGATCCATACACATGGGAAGATGTGATGAAAAAGGCGGATCGCGTTGACAAGAATCTTGTGGCTCTCGTCAATGATCTGAAAAACTTGGAGAAGATGGATTCTAAGGAAATATTCGAGGTGATCAACAGTGTCAAGGCTTAA
- the prpB gene encoding methylisocitrate lyase, with protein MSRLKDNVNGGPSELRGLLKRDIVVAPGVFSGISAIVAERAGFRAAYLSGSGVAGTMGLPDLSVTTLPEVAAETYRVTTVTRMPLIVDVDTGFGETVNVMRTVRMLEDAGAAAIHIEDQEQPKKCGHLNGKRVIDRDDMVRKIRAAVSTRKNDDFMIIARTDARSINGIEDAIDRANAYLEAGADAIFTEALESREEFVEMRKKVKGNLMANMTEDGKSPLLSVADLKEIGYNIVIFPLTAFRGMLKAIDSIYKDLMKDGTQRNFLDRIMRRSEFYDLIGYYDYEKEDNVFYKI; from the coding sequence GTGTCAAGGCTTAAGGATAACGTCAATGGCGGTCCCTCGGAGCTGAGAGGGTTGCTTAAGAGAGATATCGTTGTTGCTCCTGGAGTGTTCAGCGGCATATCCGCAATAGTTGCAGAAAGGGCTGGATTCAGAGCGGCCTACCTTTCGGGATCAGGAGTTGCGGGCACGATGGGACTGCCGGATCTTTCAGTTACAACTCTTCCGGAGGTTGCAGCAGAGACCTACCGGGTAACCACCGTCACGCGAATGCCACTCATAGTCGATGTTGACACAGGCTTTGGGGAAACTGTCAACGTAATGCGCACAGTCCGCATGTTAGAGGATGCCGGTGCGGCTGCGATACACATAGAAGACCAGGAACAGCCAAAGAAATGCGGCCATCTAAACGGAAAACGTGTTATCGATCGCGATGACATGGTCCGTAAGATAAGAGCTGCAGTTTCCACGAGAAAAAATGACGATTTCATGATAATAGCCAGAACCGATGCCAGATCGATAAACGGGATCGAAGACGCCATAGATCGAGCCAATGCCTATCTTGAGGCCGGGGCAGATGCAATATTCACCGAAGCGCTGGAGAGCAGAGAAGAATTTGTTGAGATGAGAAAAAAGGTCAAAGGCAACCTGATGGCCAATATGACTGAAGACGGAAAGTCTCCGCTTCTCTCAGTAGCTGATCTGAAGGAGATAGGATACAATATCGTCATATTCCCTCTGACCGCTTTCCGCGGCATGCTCAAAGCCATAGATTCTATCTACAAAGACCTTATGAAAGACGGTACGCAGAGAAATTTCCTTGACAGAATAATGCGAAGATCAGAATTTTATGATCTCATAGGCTACTATGATTATGAGAAAGAGGATAACGTTTTCTATAAAATATAA